AGACTAGGGAATATGGGTCCAAATGTGGCATCAAGTGGAAGGCATGGCTgcaggagcagggagctgagggCTTATATCATttactgtaaacacacacacacacacacacacacaccccagaacatacaaaagagagagagagagaattgtgaaTGGTGTGAGTCTTTGTATCCACAAAGCCTGCACCAGCAAAGGacttcctccaccaagaccaTATTTCCTCACATCCCCAACAGCATTacctactggggaccaagtgttcaaacacaggcgCCGAGGGGACATCCTTACTAAAAACCACcatggaagccgggcggtggtggcgcacgcctttaatcccagcactcgggaggcagagccaggtggatctctgtgagttcgaggccagcctgggctaccaagtgagctccaggaaaggcgcaaagctacacagagaaaccctgtctcgaaaaaaaaaaaaccaaaaaaaaaaaaaaaaaaaaacaccatggaaAGAAAGGTGGAATGGGACACAAATAGAGAACAGAAACTCTGTATTCTCTAAGTCCCTGGAAAGTGGTGCTGGGAGACTTAGGAAGCTGGACAGGACAATGGAGGTATACCAGCATGTGTTCCTGACCACACACCAGAGACTCTTGTGTTCCTGTGTCTGGTCTGTGTCCTTCAGGGCTGTCTTACAGCTCTCCCTGGCATGCTGGACTGCAATGGCCTGGAGGAGCAGAGAAGTTGGGTCTTGATGAGTTGAAGCATTTCCTTTCCCAGGTGCAGAAAATCAGTATAGAGATTTTAGGGGAGCAGAGTAAGCTCTTTTGAAATGGGAAGAGTTGAGAGATTCTTCCATAGAGCAGAGAAATCTGAAGCAGTCTGTGTTTAAGGCATTTACCTGCCTCTGAATCCACTCCAGTGTGTGCACAAGGGAGCAAAGCAAGGTGGCTTTAACACCTTCACCATGCAGCTGTGGAGGAGCCCAGGGGTTTCTTCCTGTGGGAGGTCTGAGCATGGGCTCATCTTTTGTGTGGGAGGCCAGCAAGTTACTGACCACAAATTAGATGACATTGAAGTCACTTGTGCCTTGGTGGCCAGGAAATCCTAGGCTCAGTTCAGCCTCTATCTGAACATGGCTGATGCTGGTTGTCAGATCAGTTAGGACCTTGTGGTAGGAACTTACTTCTATCTCCTCTCTGGAGAGGAATAACAAATGGTTTTCAATGTTATTTAAGCCATAGGACCGTCTCCTCAAAGTAAATGTAACACCTACACTGAACACATATGTGACCATATGATTTCTATCGTACATATATGGTTGATTCTGCACTCTTCTTTGTTTCCATTGTCTCCAATAGGTAGGTCCTTATATGTCTCCAGGGTGGGTTTGTTTTCCAGTTCCCTATTAGAAACTGGGTGACCCCTGCATCTGGGCCTATATAAATCCTGTCTTTGAAAGTTTCCTGACCCAAAGGGAGATTTTACTTCATCTCCCAGAAGAATGTGATGCTCTGTTATTTGGGACAGGGAGGCATTAGGCTGTAGTCATAAGTCATGTTATCTGTTAAGTGTTTAACAGGAGAGGCCCCCGAAGCCCAGGTTGCTTGGAGTTTTAGGTTTATTTGAGTTAAATGAagcatttttatgtttgttttgataCAGAGGCTCTCTCTCTGTAACCttgactggccttggactcaggtGTGCATTtcctgcctcccaatgctggatTAAGACATGAGCAACCATGCTTCACagcttggatttttattttattttattttattttttagcaatGTGAGTCCAACACAGGGAGActtttatttaacaaaaaggCAGATCTTCTGGCTACTGTCTCATGTCAAGACCTTCCTAAATTTGAGACTAACAGTTAGTCTTAGGACCGATGGATGCCGCAgtaacacaaaattttaaaatttacagaTATTTCTTCACagtattgtttttctattttccttgatTCCCATTTAATTCTGTTAATGATTTATGCTTCTGAATATGTGCATCTCTGATGATTTAAACCTGCATAATGGCTCTGTATCTGTTacctttaaataaatacaataggCCGTCTCATTTGTCTTATTCTGTAGGAACTATCCTCTCTCCTAGTTGAAAAAAATGCTTCTCTGAATAGTTTCCCAGTAGAAGCTAATACACTATTGTCATTTCCAAACCTCATACACTTCAGTGCTCACTGATGGAAAGGTGGAGGTTTCTAGTTCTTTTGCCCTAGTGGATGTCAAAGACTGACACAGGCCATGGGACCGTAATGGCCTCCTACCCTAGAGTCCAGCAGGGACTGAGATGGACATGCTCAGAGGGGCTCCTGCTGTGAGAGACCCTGCAGCTGTGGGTgctgagcacacaggaggaaCTGAGCTGACTGGGAAGAGCTTCCCTAGCATGGACATGTGCGTGGTGGGATACAGGGTTCTGGAGAGAGATGCTAGGAGCCCTGGCTTCCATGGACCCTCTGTGATGCCATTTCTGGCCTGGATATTTGAGAGGCACCTCTCTGCCAGGACCTAAGGTGGGCTGGCACCACGGGACTGAGGCCCTAAGGTGAGGAACCACACATGGCTTGGGTTATAGGAGGTTATAAGAGGTCGGGATGTGCTCAAATCTGCTTGGTTATAAAGCACAGAAGTTGTTAGACTCATCTGAGCAGCCATGATGGAGAAGGACATAGAGCCAGGAGGGTGGACCAAGGTTGACCCTAGTTCCAGAAGAGGATAGGGAAACTAATTCCAGATGTGGAACAGCCCTTACTGAAATATCTGTCACCTTAATAGTGAAGCTGTGGGAAAAAGATACTTTTTCAGGAAGGCCCATCTACAGTGACCTGGGCTCTGTCTCCCATGTCTCCAGGACCAGtggttctttccctctcctttcttccatatgacacagaggaggaaaaaagttCACCCTGAGCCCCAGGACAGGAGACCCCCAGCTCAGCTTTAGTCTGTCAGAAGGGCAGGCACTGCAGAGTGGGACCAGTGAAAATGAACTGGCAATGGCCGTGCCTGTGCTTTGGGGGAGGTGAGTGTATGGTGTCGGGTGAGCAGAGAGCAGAAGTGTGCCACTGGCCTGCCTAGCACAGAGTTGGTCCATGCATATGAAACCAGACTTCTGATTGAGCAAAGAGAACTTTATTGAGTTGTGGCTTCTGTCCTAGGACAACCCTGGACTCAGCTGTAgggaagaagcagagccagggagGGGTCTGGTTGGCTCTGTGGTTAGCTGcgtttcattgttttctttatccaGGATAGGAAACTTGACACTCTGGTGAAGGCTTGGGGAGTAGAACCATCAGATTGTCCAAGGGAAACGATGCCTGCAGCTGCTTTTTTACACACGAGAGGCCCCCCATCATCACCCTGTGAATTGAAGGAGGCACAGAGGACTGAGCTATTGTTTCTCCAAGTCCCAACCTCCCATTCCTGTCATACTGCTCTCAAAGAAGCAGGACTTGTGAGCTCTGTTGTGGGAGATCAGAGGGCAGGCCTGGGTGTCCCTGGGCTTCCTGCTCTGACTGGGGACAGGGTTACTGCTTCACCTCCCTCCTGAGCCCAGCCTCTGCCCTTTCTCCAGGTCTGTGATCCACTGTCTATGAAGGTGTGTAGGACCCTCACGTCTGGGTCATTGTTTAAGAACATGGGGACAGGTGAGTGGGCCTGATGTGAGCATGGAGGACAAGACCATGGACAAAAGTGGGTGTCTGCTCGGTGGAGACACCTGCTTGTGTTAATGACACAGGCAGGCATACAGCTTTCTAAAGCCTGGGTCTGGATGTTAGGAGAACTGTGCAAATCCTGCTTTTACACAGCTTCCTTCACAGAGTCTCTTTGTCAGCTCAGGAGGTCTAGCTAGTCATTTTTTCCTAGTGTTCTCCCTCCATTCCATTCCCAGGGAAATCATTCCAGGCACTGGGCAAAGTCCCTTGATGTTTGGTCTCCAGGTCCCAGATTGCCTTTCCCTTCCCACGGACCCCAGGGAGGATGAAAATCCAACTTACCTTGAAGGAAGCACGCTTGATCTTTGGGTCCCCCAGACATAACTGATTGGCTTTGTTGTAATAACCTTGAAAGTGGGACTCACACACCTGATCCTTCTGTACCGTCAGCTCCACCTCTTGCAGTGTGTTTGGGTATTCACCATTTGGGGCCATCATTCCCCAACCAGCCACAGAGCACACATCCCCTGGCTTTACATCGACCTTGCGCCTGGGCAGGTTGAGGGGCCTCACGGCTTTAGTTATCTTTGCTGTACTCTGCAGCTGatagggaagaggcaggagagaccaGCTCAGCCAGGAGCCTGCTGACCTGGGACACTTTGACAACCAGgatggcagggagggaaggagcagggtgagagcaggaggggaggggcaaGCCTTGGATCAAGCAGAGCAGAGGCACCAGGGATGGGTGAGGTGTGGGTGGAGgtgtggatgggggggggggtggcaggtCTCACCTTCAAGAGCATGATGTCATTGGAGCGGTCCTTGGGATGGTAGTCTGGGTGTGGAATGGCTTTTACCACAGGGATGATCTGCTGGGTCTCCTCCTGTGCCTTGATGTTGTGGGCCCCAAGAATGACTCTCATTGAGCTGTAGAGAGCAGAGTGGAGATGAGAgatgtggagggagagaggacacagTCCAGGAGGTGTAAGAGGCAGGGAGGGGCTCTAGCTGAGGGGACTTGAGGAGACAGGAGGGCCTCAGGGTTTgacctgctgctctgcttctcaagAACATAGAGTCCTGGAGGTTCCCTCTGGCTTCTAGGAAATACTCCAAAGTTTGCACAGACTCTCAACGCGTCCTTTCAacctcagccactgctccagtctGGCCAGGGCGGCTGCTTTCTCCTCAAGTGTGCTGCTGGCTCTGACCTCTCACCTTTGACTCAGTGTCACTGTTTTCAGACTTCCATTTTCACAGTCCTGCCCTCTAGTGTGCTCACAGGAGCATCCACAAGTAGAGGACAGAAGCTCCTATGCAGTCTCACAAAGTATAGGCTAGCTGCTTCTCCTCACCTTCCCAGGCAATGAGCAGCTGTCAGCACGAATTTGTCTCGTACCAGGAAGCCTCCACAAaacttcttcttcccatcatcatCCAGAAACTTAACATAAGCCATGTAGGGGCGGGAGTTGGGTGAGACCTCATGTCCCCCGATGATCTCCTCTGAAAGAAAAGGCTAGAATATTTGCATGCCTGGGAGCAGCAGATCAGGTCAGGAGGGAAAGTATAGGGAGGGCTGAAGGGGTGAGATCAACAGTACCCCAAGACCGCGACAGACAGAATTCCTTGTACATAGAATAATCTTTGCTGAATCTTAAGCCACAGAACCCTTTTCAAAGAAGGGATGGGTGGAACTTgtcctccagcccctgatttACAAATATTTGGTGGGTCCAGCTCTATCTTCATGATGGTAGATACCGAGGGGATCCTGGGAGACTCCCTATCAGTTTTTCTGTGTTAGTGAGCCTCCGTGACACCTCCAATGTCTTGATTTGTGACAATTTGTCACCTTTTACCACCAAATCTACAGAGGGGAATTTCCTAAAATTCTCCTCTTCTGGTGACCAGTACATCTTGGGTTCTCAGCAAATGCTTTTGGCTGCATGGATGAATGACTTCTACTTAGCTGGAGACCTGGTGGTTCAGAGCTCATGGGGTTCAGAGCCTGCAGAACTTGGAGGAGTGTGCTGAGAAATATGGGAACAGCTGGGGACCTGCAGGAAGTAGTTGAGAGGCCACCAAAACAGGACTGCAAAGCTAGTGGAGTGTGCAATTCGGCACCTTGTCACCCAGGTCCTCTTTCTTCAGCAGGCTGAGGGCAGAGGTTACTAAATAATGCTAATGTTCTTGAGCCAGTGGACTTACCCCATTGCAGGCTGGTCATTAAAGCTGCCCTTGCCCTGGGCTCAAGGAAGGTTAGTGATGTACTCCTTAATATCTTTTcattctctgctgcttctcttttTAGGAATTAggtgaggaagaagagcagggaaAAGCTAGTGCCCACCAAGTCTTCTGAGGACACCTCCCTTCTTCAGACCCTGTTGGAAATCTAGCCAGTGACAGATTTCCAGGTCTGGGTTTCAGGAACCTCCTGGTTAGGTTCAGGTCAGTTCCTGACTAGAGCTGGGCAGAGTCTGCAGAGGTATTATGGGATGGCACCTCTGAGACCGGGATGTTTACTCACCTCCACCAGCTCCAAGTGGCAGAAGAAAGGTCAGGAGAATCAGGACTGGTGGCATCTTCCAGGAAAGCTGCTCAGGTTGGAGGAGTGCAGAGTAGACTCAGTCCTTGAGGGATGAAGGCGGTCAGTGCTCAGTGACCTCCCAGGCATTTTAAACCTGTGCACCTCTGCGCTGATTGGCTTCAGTAATTGAGGACGTTTTCTGGTTTGGGTCAAAATGACACTGTCACCACATTGACATCCTATGAGCTAAGCAGGAATACAGACCAAGAAAAGAGGTTGGTTAGGCTGTGGCTGAGGAGGGCCTGAGACTCCGGAAAGTCCAGTGTGACTACCCTGAGCTAAAGGTGTGTCCTTTCTtaccttttacatttttttccattctgataagatctctttttaatttctttggtctttttttctttcttttctttttaaaaaaataataccagCACCCAAGTTACCATAACACAATTATATCActacatatacacagataaaGTTATACAGTAGTTATTTAGGGTTGATACAGTACAGGATTTGACCAGGAGAATTTCCGAACATCATATCATTAACTCTCATTAACCTCTAGTACTTCTGATCATAGTGTGGAAGCATTTGTTGGCGTAGTAGGATGAATTAATCTTAACTCACTCTGACTCTCCTAAATGCTAGGGCATcacagagaaatctcaaaaaCAAGTGTTTTCCCTGTTTCCAATGATCACTTCTTTCCATCATATATAGATAAGTTTAATAAACAATCACAATGACATGTATCAGTCACCTGTGTATTATATATTGGCATTTATCTCTAAGCAAAAGCTTAGAATTAGTTAGCAAGAGTAGATCAGCACTGGTTTGCCTACTGAAGACTCTAATGGTATTTACTACAACGTAGCCTAGCATTCTCCATTGATAAACAAGGAGCTTGGTAAGATCTTAAATGATTATTTAGTGGACTAGATCCAGCAGTGAGAGAGACAGGGATCCAGCCCTGGAAACGACTGATATTGACTGGAGTGAGCTGAGGATCTGAGATTAGAGCACAAGAAGGTTAGAGCTCTGTAAGATCAGCATTAGGAggtgagacaggctggcctcacctAAGAATGGGGTaggtgttgtctgtgtgtgtttatctctctctctctctctctctctctctctctctctctctctctctctctctctctctctctctctctctctgtgtgtgtgtgtgtgttgcccatggaggtcagataGGGCAATGGatgccctggacctggagttaggatggttgtgagacaccatatgcatggtgggaattgaacctgagtcctctgataGAGCAACGGGTGCTctaaaccactgggccatctctccagctcattatCGAGAATTAAATATATGATGAAATTCTATCATTTGCAATGATACAGGTAAAACTGAGACATGATCCTAAGCTACATAAGCTAGTGACAGTTGAAAAATAATGAATGATCTCACTctgcttattaaaaaaacaatggAATTTGTAGAAGTAGAGAAAATAGTGATTAATGGAGGTTAGAACTGGAAGCTGTTGATGAAAAAGTACAGAATTTCAATTTGGGTGTTGAATAATTTTTTGAAATCTACTGCATAAAGTGTTAATACattgtacttttaaaaacttCTGTCAAATTCATGTTCTtactataaaaatgaaaactatttcaGTTTGTGGGTAAGTCAGGTAGTTTGATTTAATCATTCTACATCACATACATATAACTTTGAAACCTGATAATATGTGATTaatgtaaaatttaaagctgTTATTTGAATTAAATTAGCTGTATAAAACATGCAAGTATTGGTATGGCTGGGAAAgcacagagaggcaggaggaattctatttcttcatttcttcccttctctagGGAAAACATCAGCTACTTGGGTgaaattgtatgaaattctgtAGGTAGCTATGCATGATGGTTTGCAGAAAACGACATTCTAAGGACACTGTGGGGAATCAGGACACATTTGGGTCCAATGCAAACTTTCTGCCTCTCCTGTAGAGAGAGCAAACTACAATAGTCTCAGCTGGGTTGTCACAACATGGTTTCCTAGTGTCATACAGCAGTGAGCCCAGGATGTCACTCTCCTTGACACTAAGTTGGCAGGGTCTTTGGCCAAATGGGTTGGGGAGTCATTGTGAAGAGAGGGACTTAAAGGACATCTGGAAGCTTCTCATGGGACACTGTCCTCAAGTGTTTAAGCTGCAAGGATTCTCTATCTGCTACAGTGACCACAAACTTGACTGTTATTGTGTCTTAGTGGTTTTTTCTTTATCATGCTACAGAGAATAGATAATAGATTAGGAGTCATTAAACTTTGAGAGACATATCAGTGAATCCTCTTTGCCCAGGAAATAGAATTGAGGACCTAGCTACATATTATTCTAGTTCTTATGTTGACTCATTTCTCAAGAACTAAAACTTGTGGGCAATGCAATCTCAATTTGTTCAGAGAGAAGCTCATTTTCCAGACAGGATCACACTCTGTGGCTGAGGCTGAGTTTGAAAGCTCTATCCACCTATCCCTGCCCATGGAGTCCCAGAATTACAGGTGAACATCACCGTACCTGGTTCAGAAACCAGAACCCTTGAGTGCAGTTCTTTGTAGAAGGGGAGTTGTCTGCATATCTCTTTGATTTGGAAACCATGTATTGTAGCCATAGATGAAAATGTCATTCCTAGTTTAAAGGATGAACTACATCATGTAGGGTAGCAGCCTGACCCTGCAGAGAGTTGTCGTTCAGCTGTGGCTGTGTGCTTTGCAAGCTCCTCCATAATGCTTCAGGCCAACTACTCCTGAGAAATATGGTAAACAAATCCATTCCTCCCTTTCTGTCAAGATAAGAGATGTCTATTGCTTAAAAtcatgtgtattagttacttttctattactgtgataaaacaccaacacCAAAGCAACTTCTAGGAGGAAGATCAAGGAATGTGGATCCAGGTGTGGCATCAAGTGGAAGGCATGACTGCAGGATCAGAAAACTGAGGGCTTGTATCATttactgtaaacacacacacacacacacacacacacacacacacacacacacacacacaacagaacatagaagagagagagagaattggggatGGTATGAGTCTTTGAATCCTCAATGACTGCCTCAACAATGGACTTCCTCCATGAAGACCATATTTCCTAACATTCCCAACAGCATCACCTACTGGGAACCGGgtgttcaaatacaggagcctaGGGGACATCCTAACTAAAAATCACCATGGAAAGAAAGTTGGCATGGGACACAAATAGAGAACAGAAACTCTGTATTCTCTAAGTCCATGGAAAGTGGTACTGGGAGACTTAGGCAGTTGGGCAGACAATGAGGTATACCAGCATGTGTTCACCACCACAAACCAgaggatgtagctagagttttcctgccttgcccacagtcggggcaaatctttgtcacctgccagtcccacagccgctcagacccaaccaagtaaacacagagacttatattgtttcaaactgtatggccgtggcaggctacttactaactgttcttacagcttaaattagtccatttccataaatctatactttgccatgtagctagtggcttaccggtactttacatcttccttgtcctgaaGGCTGccggcagtgactcctgccttcctgttcttttatttctcctctctgttagtcccgtctatacttcctgcctagccatggccaatcgggttttatttattgaacaatcggagcaacacatttgccatagagaccatcccccagcacagccaagtgcagcccatctcagacacctgcactcaggcttgtggtcctagtcatcctctatgcggacctgctgggtaaagacacaaggaacccaagaacgggctcccataggacatacagaacatcccacagcaagaggaCACTGTGTTCTTGTGTCTGGTCTATGTCCTTCAGGGGTGTCTTACAGCTCTCCCTGGCTTGCTGGACTGCAATGCCCTAGAGGACTAGAGAAGTTGGATCTTGATGAGTTGAAGCATTGTCTTTCCCAGGCGCAGAAAATCAGTATAGAGATTTTAAAGGAGCAGAGTAAGCTCTTTTGAAATGGGGAGGGCTGAGAAATTCTTTCATAGAGCAGAGAAATCTGAAGCAGTCTGTGTTTAAGGCATTTACCTACCTCTGAATCCATCCAATGTGTGCTCAAGAGAGCAAAGTAAGGTGGCTTTGAACACCTTCACCATGCAGCTGTGGAGGAGCCCAGGGGTTTCTCTGCACAGGAGGTCTAAGATTGGGCTCATCTTTTATGTAGGATGTCAGCAAGTTATTGACCTGAGATTAGATGACATTGAGC
The nucleotide sequence above comes from Peromyscus maniculatus bairdii isolate BWxNUB_F1_BW_parent chromosome 9, HU_Pman_BW_mat_3.1, whole genome shotgun sequence. Encoded proteins:
- the LOC102921594 gene encoding granzyme C-like; this encodes MPPVLILLTFLLPLGAGGEEIIGGHEVSPNSRPYMAYVKFLDDDGKKKFCGGFLVRDKFVLTAAHCLGSSMRVILGAHNIKAQEETQQIIPVVKAIPHPDYHPKDRSNDIMLLKLQSTAKITKAVRPLNLPRRKVDVKPGDVCSVAGWGMMAPNGEYPNTLQEVELTVQKDQVCESHFQGYYNKANQLCLGDPKIKRASFKGDDGGPLVCKKAAAGIVSLGQSDGSTPQAFTRVSSFLSWIKKTMKRS